ACCAGTCATTAAGAACTTGCATGGATTTGTTATTGTTTATCAATCCATTTTTTTATAATGTAGGTTTCCGGATATTTTTTTGGCAGAAACAAAGGCTCTTTTATTAGAAATGAATCTTGCTCTCAGATATGAAATCAGGAATGTTATTTTTGAAACTTTCCTTATTGGTCTTATAGCCGATCCAAATTTTAGATATCTCTCTTCCACATTTGGATTGACTTTATTAGACATACTACTTCTGTTTTTGTAAATTGTAACTTTTATTTTACGAGAAGGTTAAGAAAATAGCATAACTCATTCGTTAGCTCACCTAAAACGAAATGAAAAATGCTATTTACTTTCCTCTATTATTACGTAGCTCTTTCAGATTTGAATGAATGAAATCCaattaacataaaaaaaaaaaatccacgctGACCTTATAAGAATTGGTGAAGTTTGTGATATCGGTATTCAGTAGATTCCCCACGCCGAGATTGGTTGCGTTAAGGATTTGGGGCCAGTACACATACTCTCCGCAAACAAGTTGCAGGCAGGAGGCCAACGGAAACGGAGTTTTTTTCTTTTTCATGAGATGAGTAGAAAATTAAGTCTTTAGAAAACAGTTCGATTAAATGCCATGAAGAACCAGTGAAGATTTCACAAAGTGCTCGATGAGTGTCTGAAAGAACCCTGTCAACGAAAACCAGATACAGAGTTTGCACTTTGCACTTTGTTCTGCATATATAGTTTTAGTTGATACAATCTTGTAACATGTAATATATCATCACTCATCTGTCTATCTATGGCTAACTACTTTGTATGGACAACTATCCCACAGAGAAGAATTTTAGAGAAAGAGGTGTCAAAATTCTGGTCTTGTATTTCTATTAGTTTTAACTCGATGAGCAAACCTTGTGAGGTCATTTCGTGTGCAACAAGTTGTTTCATGCAGACAGTGAGTTATGAGATAATCTCCATCAAAAAGTTAGTACATTTTTGGTTGCATTTGCATATTCATCATCAAACTAAATATTGACAGAGTGACGGTACATAGAAGAAAGACATTTTATACCTTACATCCATACATTAGAAAGAACTCAACAGAGGACCGCAAATCAATTGGTGATACTAATATAATTACTTTCTCGATCCGTCTCAAAATTGCATGTCattataaatatatttagtttatatcttGTTAGCTAATTATGTccttttaaattaaaatttttcaaGTCATGGACTTTTTGCGACAGTTGGTATTGTGGAAGAGAaattaactaatatatatatttactcctacTCTTCTACCAATAAAACATTTAGTTTTTTTTTATGATGACCTACTTATGTAaaaaaagtttataaaaaaaaCTCAGGCAGATCCTCtataacataaaataaaaaaaaatcatgtaTGCTGGTCGATTCTCGGGGGTGATGTGTAGTAGACTACTTTTTTATACATTACATCCATACATTAGAAAGAACTCAAAAGAGGAGCAAATACATGATTTTCCATTTTATACATTTTATACCTTACATCCATACATTAGAAAGAACTCAAAAGAGAAGCATCCAATGCAACTATAAGGTACAATGGCAAAACCAAAATCTCAGTAAAACGGACATCGATCCATGAATATGAGCTAGCAAATGAGAGGATGTATGGGTATAGGTCGAAATGCCCTATGCACCCACTCTTGATTCTAAAATGCTGAGTTATAAAATGTCTGAGTGTGCAAGCTAGGAAAATAAAAGAAGTGAGAGTGATTACCTATCTAAATTAGAGGAATAAAAGATGATACATGGTTGACGACCTTGTATACATTTATACATTTTCAATATGATGAAtttttttaatctatataattaattaattttttatatGTAAGAAACAAATGGAACTAGATAATAAGTTTGTAGTATAGAACCGATTTTCCTTTAGTCCTTACTATATGTTGGTAGCTGTTGTACTCTCTAATATTAGTCTATAAATATGATGTACTGTTCACAATCAGTTAATGAGAATTACAATTTACTATCTTAATACTAGAAGATCTAAAGAATGCCATGAAATGGAGGAACACCCAATTCTCTAAAGAACACCCATTTTATACATGTATACATTTTATACAGTTTTGTTCATGAAAATAAATTTAGATGTATATATTTAGTTTTCTAACGATTGATTTAAAAGAATATATTTATATAGTAGACACAATTTTTACATTTTTATCAATTTACTTGAACTGTCTAGCGCATGTCACATTCACCATGAGGATGTAATACTAAATGtgattaaaaactaaaataaaatcgATAAATAATGACATTGTATATAAATTCGATTAGTTCACTAAGTCTCTACCAACGGTTATTTTTGAGAAGTTGGTTTGCAGTATTGGAATTGTTCGATTTCGAGATGTTAAACGATATCGTCATCAAAGGAATAACATACAGTatgtacttttttttttatttaggttTTTTTCCATCGAATTTTCCTTTACAGTCTCATTTATGTATGTCAATATTTGGTGTACTCTTTCTTCCAACACGTTTTCTCCAGCAGAATTTTACTGATAAAATTTTGATGAAGCACGTTAGTAAATAGACATCCAAATGAGAGtgttataactatcttattttttAGAGAGTGACTGTCAATTACAATTTTATTTATTCGAGAGTAGTGGAAGTCAATTATAAATCTATCCTAATTGTTATTTTTTTCAAAAAAATCATCCTAATTGTTATTTAGTGATCAAATATCTATAGCCTATAAATAGGCACTTGATGCATCCATTTTTAATAAGAATTATACACTACTACTCTCTGTATTCTCgtattttattttttagtttacAACAGATGAGTTCTATTTAATCAATTTGAACTCTTCTTTTTTGGGCTAACCAATTTGAATTACTCCTTTATTTATATGAAatcaaaattatattttattatcgtcatttttcacTGAACTCattaaaaattatatttaaatccataatttttaaaatataaatttaattaatcaaaatttaaaatttgagcCAACTCGGGATCTAAACTCTGCCACTAAATGGAGGAACGAACCGATGCTAGATGCAAACGGTAAATTCACGACTTTGATGCAGCAGGGACTTGGGTATTCGGTTTCCCAAAAACTGGGCTCAAATCTTCAAATTATTGGGCCCAAGTGTTTAAATAATTGGGCCGAGCCCAGTCCATTGTGATTTGCTGTTCGAATTAAAGCGAAGTAGACTAGAAGACATGGAGAAATCGAGTGTTGTTGAGTTGAGCTGCTTGCGAGGGTTCTACTTTGAACAAGGGGTTTTAGCTTTTTCTTTCTGTAAGATCGTCGTCTCCGATAACAATAGCAGCCATGGCGAGCACCAAAGTCCAGAGGATTATGACCCAACCTATCGTATGTTTTTTCATTCTTTTTTCAGTTATTGTTTCGAATTTAGTTTTGGTTACCTAATTTTACTGATTTATGCTTCGTTTTCTTGGCTGCAGAACTTGATTTTCAGATTCCTCCAAAGTGTAAGTCGATACCCCTACGCTGTTATTCTCATCTGTGTCTGCTTTTTGACTATGTTGTTCTTGTGCAGTGTGTTTAATTTTTGGTTTCATTTTTTTTATTGATGTAGAAAGCTCGGATTCAGATTTGGCTTTTTGAGCAGAAAGATTTGAGGATTGAAGGGCGAATCATTGTAAGATTTACATTCGAAGTTTTTCTCTTTCTGTTCTGATTTGTCTTCTTAGCTTGATTTTGCAGTTAACTTCAAAATTTATGATTGCTTCAGTCATCTGTTCTATTTCGCTTCTATAGTTCCTCTGCTTTTGCTGTGTTTCTCTGTACTATTGATGAAATTGGAAAACCTACGAGTACTACTTGTTAGTTTTATCAGTAGGACGTTGTCTTGGGTCTCTTAGATTCGCTGTGCTTGTTGTTTAAGCACCTCACTTGACAGCCTCGAATGCAGTGGGTCTCTTTTATTTGCCAAGCACAATATACCTTTTTCCATTCAGGTCTATTTAGGCCTATTTAGTGTCAATTATTTATATTGGCTTGTGCTAATGTTAATCTTGGTCCATCCTTCCCCTTTATTTGCCATTAACATGCTGCTCCTTTTTAGTTGGCTAATGCCTAAAAAGTTTTGCACTAGCCTCTTGATTAAAAATGTTTCAATCTTGTCAGTCAAAAGTGATGTTAGCATACTGATGGTACCAGTTGAAGAACTCTTAATTCTAGTTAATAACTTTTAGTTACAGGAGCTTGTAGTCTTTCCTTGACATTGTAGACTGTAGTTACTGCCTTTTCTGACTCTGTACTGCTGCCTATCTTTTAACTGTATTTTGGCCACTAACAAAACTAAAAGAAAGAAAGCAGAGAGATCAAAACCTGTCATTTGTAGTTCAGTGAGTATGGTGTTTCCTTAGGCCATTTATAGATGCCAACTATGAGCATTACATTAATATAACTTCACTTTTCCCAGTATGATGACGTTGCCTTGGGTCTTTTAGGGTCCCCTCTCTTTTCTGTGCATAAGCACCGAGACTTCCTATCCTCGTACACTTGCCAATGCTTGTTAGTTTCCACCTACAGTTGACCCTTTTCCATTCAGGCCCATTTAGGGCTATATATTTTCTATCAAGTGTTGTCCATGACTCCTTGTCAGTTATTCAGTGCAACCTCTTCCAATGTCATTTTTGGTTCATCCTTTTCCTTTCTTGCCATTACATTGCTGCTCCTCTTTTATTGTCTAAATACCTATCAAGGTTTTCACCAACCTCTTGATCAGAAAATGTTCCAATCTCGCTAATCAAAATATAATGTTACAGCAAGCTCATTGTGACATTGTTGACATCGTCCTTCCCCTTTCCCTCTGGCTCTAGTCTGACACTTTTGCTAACTGTACCAGACATGCTCTTATTATTGCATATCACATTTATTTGTAAACTTTCAAGTGTCTTTCGTGCTGATTTGAATGTATCAGTTTAGAAGAATTCATAATTCTACTTCATAACTCTTTCAGCAGCTTGAAGTCTATTCAGTAGTTTTTCCTGCTTCTGGTTTCCCTTGACATTGTAGTTGCTGTATGGTCTTAGTCTTTACTTTGTTACCGGTTAACTCTATTTTGGGCACTCAACTACAAACAGAATGGTCCCAGCCTTTGTCAATTGCATATGTAGGCTAGCATCGTGTATATGTACAGCTTTTTCCTTAGAATTCTGTTATGCTTCTGATTTTGCTGGTCTTGCATAAGGCATTTAAATAGAATGAACCCAATGCCTGCAGCTTTCTTTCATATAATTTTTTGTGAATTCATGGGAACTGCTTTGTATCTCCCTGTTGATGATTATGGACATAATGATTTATAATCTACCTAAAATTCTGATACATGGAATAaatgtttgtgtttgtgtttttttttttttcttatttttttctcGTTGCTCTTTTTAGGGTTTTGATGAGTACATGAATTTGGTGTTGGATGATGCTGAG
This window of the Rutidosis leptorrhynchoides isolate AG116_Rl617_1_P2 unplaced genomic scaffold, CSIRO_AGI_Rlap_v1 contig272, whole genome shotgun sequence genome carries:
- the LOC139882462 gene encoding uncharacterized protein isoform X1, with protein sequence MASTKVQRIMTQPINLIFRFLQSKARIQIWLFEQKDLRIEGRIIGFDEYMNLVLDDAEEVSIKKKTRKTLGRILLKGDNITLMMNT
- the LOC139882462 gene encoding uncharacterized protein isoform X2, with the protein product MASTKVQRIMTQPINLIFRFLQSKARIQIWLFEQKDLRIEGRIIGFDEYMNLVLDDAEEVSIKKKTRKTLGFFLKETT